In the genome of Dickeya fangzhongdai, one region contains:
- a CDS encoding flavodoxin, translating into MANIGIFFGTDTGKTRKIAKLIHQKLGEAADAPVNINRTSLETFLSYPVLLLGTPTLGDGQLPGIDAGCENPSWLEFADELAGTDLKGKIVALFGLGDQQGYPDNFASGLKPLYDVMTDLGARVVGDWPSDGYEFNTSAALQEDRFVGLVLDQDNQHDLTEQRLDSWLAQIKPAIL; encoded by the coding sequence ATGGCGAACATTGGCATTTTCTTTGGCACCGATACCGGCAAAACCCGCAAGATCGCCAAACTGATTCATCAGAAACTGGGCGAGGCGGCGGACGCGCCGGTCAACATCAACCGCACCTCGCTGGAAACCTTTCTGTCCTACCCGGTACTGCTGCTGGGCACCCCGACGCTGGGCGACGGCCAGCTACCCGGTATCGACGCCGGTTGTGAAAATCCGTCCTGGCTGGAATTTGCCGATGAGCTGGCCGGCACCGACCTGAAAGGCAAAATCGTCGCGCTGTTCGGGCTGGGGGATCAGCAGGGCTACCCGGATAATTTCGCCAGCGGGCTGAAACCGCTCTACGACGTGATGACCGATCTGGGCGCGCGCGTGGTGGGCGACTGGCCGAGCGACGGCTACGAATTCAATACGTCCGCCGCATTGCAGGAAGACCGCTTTGTCGGCCTGGTGCTGGATCAGGACAACCAGCACGACCTGACGGAACAGCGCCTCGACAGTTGGCTGGCGCAAATCAAGCCCGCCATCCTGTAA
- a CDS encoding DNA-3-methyladenine glycosylase 2 family protein, which translates to MNDTVLTTWQQARISRDPRFDGTFFVAVKSTGIFCRPICPAPLPLEKNVVYYRTRTEAIQAGFRPCLRCKPEYAPRFAELDRKQQLPVRIAAAIDSGEHLLSKVEQIAAAHHLSSRYLNRLFREHYGCSVKEYQNIAKIFFAKKLFQSSSLSITDIAASCGFNGLSGFYQLIDKYLKTTPKRMMLSPPDSRDKAEHIRLRLPVGGRYHWDYFLAFQFRRLIDGVEWIDGETYGRRFILNGEKGSFQIRPATGGFDVTIALSRLTLLSQVLERIRNMFDLNVNIDAIEDQLRQAYPTLPIASGIRIPGVFSPFEAAIRAVCGQQVSVGAATTLLNQLVSLCAIEEDGQRYFPTPDRITPEIVEPLRSMRSKKTTLVNVADWFCRHDISDIDRLTEVKGIGRWTLDYLKLRSLNDPDIWLGGDLGIRNALRQLGEIDPQRAAPWKSYLTLHLWNTL; encoded by the coding sequence ATGAACGATACCGTGCTGACCACATGGCAACAGGCGAGAATCAGCCGCGATCCGCGTTTTGACGGCACCTTTTTCGTCGCCGTCAAATCCACCGGTATCTTCTGCCGCCCCATCTGCCCGGCGCCGTTGCCGCTGGAGAAAAACGTCGTTTACTACCGCACCCGCACCGAGGCGATTCAGGCCGGTTTTCGCCCCTGCCTGCGCTGCAAGCCGGAATACGCGCCGCGTTTCGCCGAACTGGACCGCAAGCAACAACTGCCGGTGCGCATCGCCGCCGCCATCGACAGCGGCGAACATCTGCTGTCGAAGGTGGAGCAGATTGCCGCGGCCCACCATCTCTCCAGCCGCTACCTGAACCGGCTGTTCCGCGAGCATTACGGCTGTTCGGTGAAGGAATACCAGAACATCGCGAAGATTTTTTTCGCCAAGAAACTGTTCCAGAGTTCCAGCCTCAGCATCACCGACATCGCCGCCTCGTGCGGGTTTAACGGCCTGAGCGGGTTTTATCAGCTTATCGACAAGTACCTGAAAACCACGCCCAAACGGATGATGTTGTCGCCACCGGACAGCCGGGATAAGGCGGAACACATCAGGCTGCGCCTCCCGGTCGGCGGCCGCTACCACTGGGATTATTTTCTGGCTTTTCAGTTCCGGCGGTTGATCGACGGCGTGGAATGGATCGACGGCGAGACTTACGGCCGCCGCTTTATCCTCAACGGCGAGAAGGGATCGTTTCAGATACGTCCGGCGACCGGCGGGTTTGACGTGACGATCGCGCTAAGCCGCCTGACGCTGTTGTCTCAGGTGCTGGAGCGGATCCGCAACATGTTCGATCTTAACGTCAATATCGACGCGATCGAGGATCAGTTGCGTCAGGCTTATCCGACATTGCCGATCGCCTCCGGCATCCGCATTCCCGGCGTGTTCTCGCCGTTTGAAGCCGCCATCCGCGCCGTTTGCGGTCAACAGGTGAGCGTCGGTGCCGCGACCACGCTGCTAAACCAACTGGTGTCGCTCTGCGCCATCGAGGAAGACGGCCAGCGTTACTTCCCAACGCCGGACCGCATCACCCCGGAAATTGTTGAGCCACTGCGCAGCATGCGGTCGAAAAAAACCACGCTGGTGAATGTCGCTGACTGGTTCTGCCGCCACGACATCAGCGACATCGATCGACTCACCGAGGTGAAAGGCATCGGTCGCTGGACGCTCGATTATCTGAAACTGCGATCGCTCAACGATCCCGATATCTGGCTGGGCGGCGATCTGGGTATCCGCAACGCCTTGCGTCAGTTGGGAGAGATCGACCCGCAGCGCGCGGCGCCGTGGAAGAGCTACCTGACCCTTCATCTGTGGAACACGCTGTAA
- a CDS encoding methylated-DNA--[protein]-cysteine S-methyltransferase: MATQQLDCPDSFPWRYADVTAADGCVTSVLFSNEQKPTRPDAVTQACCQQLQAYFAGQRTTFDLPLHQDATPFRRQVYARLLDIGYGVTRTYQQIAAAVGNPNGSRAVGMASSKNQISIIVPCHRVIATSGALTGYAGGLATKQWLLEHERRYAVSTATMSATIGAGADADAAPAGNRPL, from the coding sequence ATGGCGACGCAACAACTGGACTGCCCAGACAGCTTTCCCTGGCGCTACGCCGACGTCACCGCGGCAGACGGCTGCGTGACCAGCGTGCTATTCAGCAATGAGCAAAAACCCACCCGGCCGGACGCCGTCACGCAAGCCTGCTGCCAGCAGTTGCAGGCGTATTTCGCCGGTCAGCGCACCACCTTCGACCTGCCGCTGCATCAGGACGCCACGCCGTTCCGCCGGCAGGTCTACGCCCGGCTGCTGGACATCGGCTACGGCGTTACCCGTACTTACCAGCAAATCGCCGCCGCCGTCGGCAATCCCAACGGGTCGCGGGCGGTAGGCATGGCGTCGTCCAAAAACCAGATTTCCATCATCGTGCCCTGCCACCGGGTGATCGCCACCTCCGGCGCGCTGACCGGTTACGCAGGCGGGCTGGCGACCAAGCAGTGGCTGCTGGAGCACGAGCGGCGTTATGCCGTCAGCACGGCAACAATGTCTGCAACCATTGGCGCTGGTGCTGACGCTGACGCTGCGCCCGCAGGTAATCGGCCGCTTTAG
- the nifM gene encoding nitrogen fixation protein NifM, with the protein MTPPAWQRFSRLRLAQTRWDCLPEQLPEPDRPRFERQLQRQLALEHAVVTAARRQSLAATGAQLQQVAQQLAEELTRTGFSADEQQAIVLHHALMELQLASVGAQAGEPEQAEIRRWYRQHAGRFCRPEQRLTRHLLLTVDDNRPAVGQQMAELLRQLRADPERFESLARRHSHCPTALDGGLMGWVSRGLLFPALDRCLFALTAGALSEPVETELGLHLLRCEAIRPAAPLPEAEALAKAADYLRAQRQRQHQRQWLQTLLPC; encoded by the coding sequence ATGACGCCACCGGCCTGGCAGCGCTTCAGTCGCCTGCGGCTGGCGCAGACCCGGTGGGATTGTCTGCCGGAGCAACTGCCTGAGCCGGATCGGCCGCGCTTTGAGCGCCAGTTGCAGCGCCAGTTGGCGCTGGAGCACGCGGTGGTGACGGCGGCTCGTCGGCAATCGCTGGCGGCGACAGGCGCGCAGTTGCAGCAGGTGGCGCAGCAACTGGCGGAGGAACTGACCCGCACCGGCTTTTCCGCCGACGAGCAACAGGCTATCGTGTTGCACCACGCCTTGATGGAACTGCAACTGGCGAGCGTTGGCGCGCAGGCCGGCGAGCCGGAACAGGCCGAGATTCGGCGCTGGTATCGACAACACGCCGGGCGTTTTTGTCGCCCGGAGCAGCGGCTGACCCGCCACCTGTTGTTGACCGTCGACGATAATCGCCCGGCAGTCGGGCAGCAGATGGCCGAGCTGTTGCGTCAGCTGCGCGCCGACCCGGAGCGTTTCGAATCGCTGGCGCGGCGGCATTCTCACTGCCCAACCGCGCTGGACGGCGGGCTGATGGGCTGGGTCAGCCGGGGTTTGCTGTTTCCGGCGCTGGACCGCTGCCTGTTTGCGTTGACGGCGGGGGCGCTGAGCGAGCCGGTGGAAACCGAACTGGGCCTGCATCTGCTGCGCTGCGAGGCGATTCGCCCGGCCGCGCCGCTGCCGGAGGCGGAGGCGCTGGCTAAAGCGGCCGATTACCTGCGGGCGCAGCGTCAGCGTCAGCACCAGCGCCAATGGTTGCAGACATTGTTGCCGTGCTGA
- a CDS encoding nitrogen fixation protein NifZ encodes MTPRFECGDAVRVVRALRNDGTFAGRARGELLVRRGSVGYVREWGVFLQDQIVYQVHFLDRDRVVGCRESELIDADQPWLAGDFQYGDRVCSMQPLAINGDIVVAMGQQGEVLATAQGERGDSCIVLFGERQFQVPISALHSLEVDE; translated from the coding sequence ATGACGCCGAGGTTTGAATGCGGCGATGCCGTGCGGGTAGTGCGCGCGCTGCGCAACGACGGCACGTTCGCCGGGCGGGCGCGCGGCGAACTGTTGGTGCGGCGCGGCAGTGTCGGGTATGTGCGCGAGTGGGGGGTATTCCTGCAGGATCAGATAGTCTATCAGGTGCATTTTCTCGATCGGGATCGGGTCGTCGGCTGCCGCGAGTCAGAGTTGATCGACGCGGATCAGCCCTGGCTGGCGGGTGATTTTCAGTACGGCGATCGGGTGTGCAGCATGCAGCCGCTGGCGATCAATGGCGACATCGTCGTGGCGATGGGCCAGCAAGGCGAGGTGCTGGCGACGGCGCAGGGCGAACGGGGAGACAGCTGTATCGTACTGTTCGGCGAGCGGCAGTTTCAGGTGCCGATATCGGCGTTGCATAGCCTGGAGGTGGACGAATGA
- a CDS encoding nitrogenase-stabilizing/protective protein NifW, giving the protein MEWFYRLPGVQALQGADAFFAFFEVPYDADRLSRCQVPVLREFHRRLMTAVPLRNALDDAPNADWQLARRLLAESYQHWAKGGRDDAEV; this is encoded by the coding sequence ATGGAGTGGTTCTACCGTTTGCCGGGAGTGCAGGCGTTACAGGGCGCCGACGCTTTTTTTGCCTTTTTTGAGGTGCCGTACGACGCCGATCGGTTGAGCCGATGTCAGGTGCCGGTGCTGCGCGAGTTTCACCGTCGGCTGATGACGGCAGTGCCGCTGCGCAACGCGCTGGACGATGCGCCGAACGCTGACTGGCAGTTAGCGCGGCGGCTGCTGGCGGAGAGCTATCAACACTGGGCGAAGGGAGGCCGCGATGACGCCGAGGTTTGA
- the nifV gene encoding homocitrate synthase encodes MEQVIINDTTLRDGEQSPGVAFRASEKLAIAEALAEAGVPALEVGTPAMGLEERSRMALVRRRLPGIVMMAWCRMNEDEIRQSADLGMDWVDISVPSSDRLRQQKLRQPLSVLLPRLAALIALARQCGLRVSIGCEDASRAGDDVLRQLAQTAQAAGAERLRFADTLGVLDPFATYDRIQALRQCWPGEIEMHAHNDLGLATANTLAAVRAGATHVNTTVLGLGERAGNAALESVALGLQRCLGRSSGIRFAQLPSLCHLVANAAQRTIDVQQPLVGEQVFTHESGVHVAALLHDRESYQGIDPHLMGREFRLVLGKHSGRQAVGGVFARLGYGLDAQQVDALLDAVRVFAENGKRNPRDTELRQIYQDLFGDDRALRCQGG; translated from the coding sequence ATGGAGCAGGTGATCATCAACGACACCACGCTGCGCGACGGCGAGCAGAGCCCCGGTGTGGCATTTCGCGCCAGCGAAAAGCTGGCGATTGCCGAAGCGCTGGCGGAGGCGGGCGTGCCGGCGCTGGAGGTCGGTACGCCGGCGATGGGGCTGGAAGAGCGCTCACGTATGGCGCTGGTCAGACGGCGGCTGCCGGGCATCGTGATGATGGCCTGGTGCCGGATGAACGAGGACGAAATCCGTCAGAGCGCCGATCTGGGCATGGACTGGGTGGATATTTCGGTGCCGTCGTCCGATCGGCTGCGGCAGCAGAAACTGCGCCAGCCGCTGTCCGTGCTGTTGCCCCGGCTGGCGGCGTTGATTGCGCTGGCGCGTCAGTGCGGGCTGCGGGTGAGCATCGGGTGTGAAGACGCCTCGCGTGCCGGCGACGATGTGTTGCGCCAGCTGGCGCAGACGGCGCAGGCCGCAGGTGCGGAGCGGCTGCGTTTCGCCGATACGCTGGGGGTGCTGGATCCGTTCGCCACCTATGACCGGATTCAGGCGCTGCGCCAGTGCTGGCCCGGCGAGATCGAGATGCACGCCCATAACGATCTGGGGCTGGCGACCGCCAACACGCTGGCGGCGGTACGGGCGGGGGCCACCCACGTCAACACCACGGTGCTGGGGCTGGGCGAACGGGCGGGCAACGCGGCGCTGGAATCAGTGGCGCTGGGGTTGCAGCGCTGCCTCGGGCGCTCAAGCGGCATCCGCTTCGCGCAGTTGCCGTCGTTATGCCATCTGGTGGCGAACGCCGCGCAGCGCACCATTGATGTACAGCAACCGCTGGTGGGAGAGCAGGTGTTCACCCATGAGTCCGGGGTGCATGTGGCGGCGTTGCTGCACGATCGGGAAAGCTATCAGGGCATCGATCCGCATCTGATGGGGCGGGAGTTCCGGCTGGTGCTGGGCAAGCATTCCGGCCGCCAGGCGGTGGGCGGCGTGTTCGCCCGTCTGGGCTACGGGCTGGATGCGCAGCAGGTCGACGCGTTGCTTGATGCGGTGCGGGTGTTCGCGGAAAACGGGAAACGCAACCCGCGGGATACCGAATTGCGCCAGATCTATCAGGATCTGTTTGGCGACGATCGGGCGTTGCGCTGTCAGGGGGGATAA
- the nifS gene encoding cysteine desulfurase NifS has product MNNVYPDKKSAPDKKIYLDNNATTRLDPMVLEAMLPFLTEHYGNPSSIHDFGTPCRGALERARQQVASLLGARYDSEILFTSCATEATSTAIHSAVNLAPERREIITTAVEHPATLEVCEHLARQGYTIHRLAVSPQGELDLAAYRRLLSDRVALVSVMWANNETGVLFPVPEMAALAHEHGVLFHCDAVQAVGKIPIVLSATDIDMLSCSAHKIHGPKGVGCLYLRRNTRFRPLLRGGHQERGRRAGTENIAGIVGMGSACELAEVHLPMMTAAVAPLRDTLQHELARRIPSVMVMGDGQPRTPNTLNMAFEFIEGEAILLLMNHVGIAASSGSACTSGSLEPSHVMRAMDIPYTAAHGSIRFSLSRYTREKEIDYVIEQLPPIIARLRTLSPYWQQDKPAALAGTAFAPTYG; this is encoded by the coding sequence ATGAACAACGTTTATCCGGACAAAAAAAGCGCTCCAGACAAAAAAATCTATCTGGACAACAACGCCACCACCCGGCTTGACCCGATGGTGCTGGAAGCGATGCTGCCGTTTCTGACTGAACACTACGGCAACCCGTCGTCGATTCACGATTTCGGCACGCCGTGCCGCGGCGCGCTGGAACGGGCGCGCCAGCAGGTCGCCAGCCTGCTGGGGGCGCGCTATGACAGCGAGATCCTGTTTACCTCCTGCGCCACCGAAGCCACCTCCACCGCGATTCATTCCGCGGTGAATCTGGCGCCGGAACGGCGCGAAATCATCACCACCGCGGTGGAGCATCCGGCCACGCTGGAGGTGTGCGAGCACCTGGCGCGGCAGGGCTATACCATCCATCGGCTGGCGGTGTCGCCGCAGGGCGAGCTGGATCTGGCGGCATACCGCCGCTTGCTGAGCGATCGCGTCGCGCTGGTCAGCGTGATGTGGGCCAACAATGAAACCGGGGTGCTGTTCCCGGTGCCGGAGATGGCGGCGCTGGCGCATGAGCACGGCGTATTGTTCCACTGCGACGCGGTGCAGGCGGTGGGCAAGATTCCGATCGTGCTCTCCGCCACCGATATCGACATGCTCTCGTGCTCGGCGCACAAGATCCACGGCCCGAAAGGGGTTGGTTGTCTGTATCTGCGTCGCAACACCCGCTTTCGTCCGCTGCTGCGCGGCGGGCATCAGGAACGCGGCCGTCGCGCCGGTACGGAAAATATCGCCGGTATTGTCGGCATGGGCAGCGCCTGCGAACTGGCGGAGGTGCATTTGCCGATGATGACGGCGGCCGTGGCGCCGCTGCGCGACACCTTGCAGCACGAACTGGCTCGCCGCATTCCCAGCGTGATGGTGATGGGCGACGGGCAGCCGCGCACCCCCAATACCCTCAATATGGCGTTCGAATTCATCGAAGGGGAAGCGATCCTGTTGCTGATGAACCATGTCGGCATCGCTGCGTCCAGCGGCAGCGCCTGCACCTCCGGCTCGCTGGAGCCGTCGCATGTGATGCGGGCGATGGACATTCCCTATACCGCCGCCCACGGCAGCATTCGTTTCTCGCTGTCGCGCTATACCCGCGAAAAAGAGATCGACTATGTGATTGAACAACTGCCGCCGATTATTGCCCGGCTGAGAACGCTGTCGCCTTACTGGCAGCAGGACAAACCGGCGGCGCTGGCCGGGACGGCGTTCGCGCCGACCTACGGTTAA
- the nifU gene encoding Fe-S cluster assembly protein NifU, with protein MWNYSEKVKDHFFNPRNARVVAEANAVGDVGSLSCGDALRLMLRVDPDSETILDAGFQTFGCGSAIASSSALTELIIGRTLREAEQVTNQQIADYLDGLPPEKMHCSVMGQEALRVAIANYRGETLEDDHEEGALICKCFAVDEGQIRRAVVANGLTTLQDVINYTKAGGGCSACHEKIELALAQILSEHEATPAAATIVVKDERWQQVAEAVAELRPHIQADGGDMSLVNVSERQVTVSLSGSCSGCMMTDMTLAWLQQKLVERTGQYMDVVAA; from the coding sequence ATGTGGAACTATTCCGAGAAAGTGAAAGACCATTTTTTTAATCCCCGCAACGCACGGGTGGTGGCGGAGGCCAACGCCGTGGGCGATGTCGGTTCGCTCAGCTGCGGCGATGCCCTGCGGCTGATGCTGCGCGTCGATCCGGACAGCGAAACCATCCTTGACGCCGGCTTTCAGACTTTCGGCTGCGGCAGCGCCATTGCGTCGTCTTCGGCGCTGACGGAGCTGATCATCGGCCGCACCCTGCGGGAAGCGGAACAGGTAACCAACCAGCAGATCGCCGACTATCTCGACGGCCTGCCGCCGGAAAAAATGCATTGCTCGGTGATGGGACAGGAAGCGCTGCGGGTGGCGATCGCCAACTACCGTGGCGAAACGCTGGAGGACGATCACGAGGAAGGGGCGCTGATCTGTAAGTGCTTTGCGGTGGATGAAGGGCAGATCCGCCGTGCGGTGGTGGCCAACGGCCTGACGACGCTGCAGGACGTGATCAACTACACCAAAGCGGGCGGCGGTTGCAGCGCCTGTCATGAAAAGATCGAACTGGCGCTGGCGCAGATCCTGAGCGAGCACGAGGCGACGCCGGCGGCGGCGACGATCGTAGTGAAGGATGAACGCTGGCAACAGGTGGCGGAGGCGGTGGCGGAGCTGCGGCCGCACATTCAGGCCGACGGCGGCGATATGTCGCTGGTGAATGTCAGCGAGCGTCAGGTCACGGTCAGCCTGTCCGGCAGTTGCAGCGGTTGCATGATGACCGACATGACGCTGGCCTGGCTGCAACAGAAGCTGGTGGAACGCACCGGGCAGTATATGGACGTGGTGGCGGCATAA
- a CDS encoding DUF2778 domain-containing protein produces the protein MMDYENLSRDGKTLKLKCYGIGVFDVFSGVDGYINDPNCSFVEKAAIPPGTYWIVDRPKGSILNQLRAEAIDMAHLYKNHHSEWFGLYNSKTMSDHVYVNGIRRGSFRLHPRNTDGTGVSWGCITFYNASDFQNLRRSLLGGIKVAVPGGKGLEAYGRIDVIGKPDFSKCDIR, from the coding sequence ATGATGGATTATGAGAATCTGTCTCGTGATGGGAAGACACTCAAGTTAAAATGCTATGGTATCGGTGTTTTTGATGTTTTTTCTGGTGTCGATGGTTATATTAATGATCCTAATTGCTCTTTTGTAGAAAAAGCAGCCATTCCACCCGGAACATATTGGATAGTAGATCGCCCTAAAGGAAGTATACTAAATCAGCTTCGTGCTGAGGCTATTGACATGGCTCATCTATACAAAAATCATCATTCGGAATGGTTTGGTTTATATAATTCGAAGACCATGAGTGATCATGTTTATGTTAATGGTATTCGAAGGGGGAGTTTTAGGCTACACCCGCGTAATACTGATGGGACCGGCGTTTCATGGGGATGTATTACCTTTTATAATGCATCTGATTTTCAGAACTTGCGGCGATCTCTTTTAGGGGGGATTAAGGTTGCAGTACCGGGTGGTAAAGGTTTGGAAGCCTATGGTAGGATCGACGTGATAGGCAAACCTGATTTCAGCAAATGTGACATAAGATGA
- a CDS encoding Hcp family type VI secretion system effector — MANIIYLSIEGKSQGLISSGCGSYDSIGNKWQKGHEDEILVYELNNWVDRVDNVNYHPVEIRKPIDKSTPLLLTALNDNEYLECKFLFYRTNGNGSLEVYFSITLQNAKINNIKMNYPNSATHNDSQPDEMISFTYKTMLCEHIKAGTSAYCLWDSSLF; from the coding sequence ATGGCTAATATTATTTATCTAAGTATAGAAGGGAAAAGTCAAGGTTTAATCTCATCTGGGTGTGGCTCTTATGATTCAATAGGAAATAAATGGCAGAAGGGGCATGAGGATGAAATACTGGTTTATGAGTTAAACAATTGGGTGGATAGGGTAGATAATGTTAATTATCATCCTGTTGAAATTAGAAAGCCTATTGATAAGTCTACTCCACTGCTACTTACCGCTTTAAATGATAACGAATATTTGGAGTGTAAGTTCTTATTTTATAGAACGAACGGAAACGGCAGTCTAGAGGTTTATTTTTCTATAACTCTTCAAAATGCCAAGATAAATAATATAAAAATGAATTATCCTAATAGTGCTACTCACAATGATAGTCAACCAGATGAAATGATATCTTTTACATATAAAACAATGTTGTGTGAGCATATAAAGGCGGGGACAAGTGCATATTGTCTTTGGGATAGTAGTTTGTTTTAG
- a CDS encoding NifB/NifX family molybdenum-iron cluster-binding protein, protein MQHVNRHLSAISAGVWSMKVAFASSDYHHVDQHFGATPRLVIYGVKEDQVTLLKVVDFNVRYGHQEDKLTCRIDALEDCVTLYCVAIGDAVFRQLLQVGVRAVRVPTDTPIAQLLQQIQQCWHDGEPRVTRRQRDPNRFERLIAEQEWREEDDVL, encoded by the coding sequence ATGCAGCATGTTAACCGGCATCTCAGCGCCATCAGCGCCGGCGTCTGGTCAATGAAGGTGGCGTTCGCCAGTTCTGATTATCACCATGTCGATCAACACTTTGGCGCCACGCCCCGGCTGGTGATCTACGGCGTGAAAGAAGATCAGGTCACGCTGCTGAAAGTGGTGGACTTCAACGTGCGTTACGGTCATCAGGAGGACAAACTCACCTGCCGCATCGACGCGCTGGAGGACTGCGTCACGTTGTATTGCGTGGCGATTGGCGACGCTGTATTCCGCCAGTTGTTGCAGGTGGGGGTCCGGGCGGTGCGCGTACCGACCGATACGCCGATCGCCCAACTGTTGCAGCAGATCCAGCAATGCTGGCATGACGGCGAGCCGCGCGTCACCCGCCGCCAGCGCGATCCTAACCGTTTCGAACGGCTGATCGCCGAACAGGAATGGCGCGAGGAGGATGATGTGTTGTGA
- the nifN gene encoding nitrogenase iron-molybdenum cofactor biosynthesis protein NifN, which produces MAQVIRSKKPLATSPIKSGQPLGAILAAQGIEHSIPLVHGAQGCSAFAKVFFIQHFHEPIPLQSTAMDPTTTIMGADDNIFTALATLCQRNTPKAIVLVSTGLSEAQGSDMARAVRQFRDDYPRFKSVAILTVNTPDFYGSLENGFSAVVESIIQQWVPEKPPVGMRNRRVNLLLSHLLNPGDVELIRSYVEAFGLQPVILPDLSQSLDGHLAGGDFQAVTQGGTPLRGIEQMGQSLSTITIGASFQRAASLLAMRSRGQSLSLPHLMTLENMDCFIRHLQQLAGREVPAWIDRQRGQLQDAMIDCHMWLQGRRMALAAEGDLLAGWCDFALSQGITPGPVVAPVNQQSLAALPVEQVVIGDLEDLQDLLCDNPADLLLSNSHAVDLAEQFGMPLIRAGFPIFDKIGEFRRPRQGYAGMRDTLFELANLMLAGHHHQPVYHSPLKQQFAPPRRQEADHAAC; this is translated from the coding sequence ATGGCACAGGTGATTCGCAGTAAAAAACCGCTGGCGACCAGCCCGATTAAAAGCGGTCAGCCGCTGGGGGCGATTCTGGCCGCTCAGGGCATCGAACACAGTATCCCGCTGGTACATGGCGCGCAGGGGTGCAGCGCGTTCGCCAAGGTGTTTTTCATCCAGCATTTTCACGAGCCGATTCCGTTGCAATCCACCGCGATGGACCCGACCACCACCATCATGGGAGCGGACGACAACATCTTTACCGCGCTCGCCACGCTGTGCCAGCGCAATACGCCGAAAGCGATCGTGCTGGTCAGCACCGGGCTGTCCGAGGCGCAGGGCAGCGATATGGCGCGGGCGGTGCGGCAGTTCCGCGACGACTATCCGCGCTTTAAATCGGTGGCGATCCTGACGGTCAACACGCCGGATTTCTACGGATCGCTGGAGAATGGCTTCAGCGCGGTGGTGGAGAGCATTATCCAGCAGTGGGTGCCGGAAAAACCGCCGGTGGGGATGCGCAACCGGCGCGTCAACCTGCTGCTGAGTCATCTGCTCAATCCCGGCGATGTCGAGCTGATCCGCAGCTACGTCGAGGCGTTTGGGCTGCAACCGGTGATCCTGCCGGATCTGTCGCAATCGCTGGACGGGCATCTCGCCGGCGGCGATTTTCAGGCGGTGACGCAGGGCGGCACGCCGCTGCGCGGTATCGAGCAGATGGGGCAAAGCCTGAGCACCATCACCATTGGGGCGTCATTCCAGCGCGCCGCCAGTTTGCTGGCGATGCGCAGCCGCGGCCAATCGCTCAGCCTGCCGCATCTGATGACGCTGGAGAACATGGACTGCTTTATCCGGCATCTGCAACAGCTGGCCGGGCGCGAGGTCCCGGCGTGGATCGACCGTCAGCGCGGCCAGTTGCAGGACGCGATGATCGACTGCCATATGTGGCTGCAAGGTCGGCGGATGGCGCTGGCGGCGGAGGGCGATCTGCTGGCGGGTTGGTGCGACTTCGCTCTCAGTCAGGGCATCACGCCGGGCCCGGTGGTGGCGCCGGTCAACCAGCAAAGTCTGGCGGCGTTGCCGGTGGAACAGGTGGTGATCGGCGATCTGGAGGATTTGCAGGATCTCCTGTGCGACAACCCGGCCGACCTGCTGCTGTCCAATTCCCATGCCGTCGATCTGGCGGAACAGTTCGGCATGCCGTTGATCCGCGCCGGATTTCCGATCTTCGATAAGATCGGCGAGTTCCGCCGCCCGCGTCAGGGCTATGCCGGTATGCGCGACACCCTGTTCGAACTGGCGAACCTGATGCTGGCGGGCCATCACCACCAGCCGGTTTACCACTCGCCGCTCAAGCAGCAGTTTGCGCCGCCGCGGCGTCAGGAGGCGGACCATGCAGCATGTTAA